A single Streptomyces sp. Edi2 DNA region contains:
- the ureG gene encoding urease accessory protein UreG, giving the protein MHLDHAQTFPERHTYSAAAPTRPNGRRRALRIGLGGPVGTGKTATVAALCRALREELSIAVVTNDIYTREDAEFLLREAVLPPERISAVETGACPHTAIRDDISANLEAVEDLEDGVGPLDLVLVESGGDNLTATFSKGLVDFQIFVIDVAGGDDIPRKGGPGVTNADLLIVNKTDLAPYVGVDLEGMARDAKAQRGELPVAFTTLKTEDGIQPVSDWVRARLADWTTDAA; this is encoded by the coding sequence ATGCACCTCGACCACGCGCAGACCTTCCCCGAGCGCCACACCTACAGCGCCGCCGCCCCCACACGCCCCAACGGGAGGCGCCGGGCGCTGCGCATCGGCCTGGGCGGGCCGGTGGGCACCGGCAAGACCGCCACCGTCGCGGCACTGTGCCGGGCGCTGCGCGAGGAGCTGTCCATCGCAGTGGTCACCAACGACATCTACACCCGTGAGGACGCCGAGTTCCTGCTGCGGGAGGCGGTACTGCCCCCCGAGCGGATCAGCGCGGTGGAGACCGGCGCCTGCCCGCACACCGCCATCCGGGACGACATCTCCGCCAACCTGGAGGCGGTGGAGGACCTGGAGGACGGGGTCGGACCACTGGACCTGGTGCTGGTGGAGTCCGGCGGCGACAACCTGACCGCCACCTTCTCCAAGGGCCTGGTCGACTTCCAGATCTTCGTGATCGATGTGGCGGGCGGGGACGACATTCCGCGCAAGGGCGGCCCCGGCGTCACCAACGCCGACCTCCTGATCGTCAACAAGACCGACCTGGCCCCCTACGTCGGCGTCGACCTTGAAGGCATGGCCCGCGACGCGAAGGCACAGCGCGGCGAACTCCCCGTCGCCTTCACCACGTTGAAGACGGAGGACGGCATCCAGCCCGTCTCCGACTGGGTGCGCGCACGCCTGGCCGACTGGACCACGGACGCCGCATGA
- a CDS encoding urease accessory protein UreD yields MTLAPAKPPHHAAEPAAPTPGVTSAARIVAVPDPRGGTALPVLYGRRALIPRRLNATGHYTRVALTGAVSAPLGGDRLSLNIEVRTGARLHLDTIGATLALPGPYGGTATHDVLLRVDDDAELHYQPDPVISVVGSDLVTTTRAELAPRARLILREEQVLGRTNEPPGQLRTRLTVRLAEQPLLDQELHLGPGAPGWSGPAVLANYRMTGQILIVTPEFTHHKPPPQTLSTDSDQGEAALTPLAGPAVLISVAAADNRTLQRLLERGHQATGVPAQPDPQL; encoded by the coding sequence ATGACCCTCGCACCCGCCAAGCCCCCACACCACGCAGCGGAACCTGCCGCACCCACTCCAGGGGTTACCTCCGCCGCGCGGATCGTTGCCGTCCCCGACCCGCGCGGCGGCACGGCACTGCCCGTGCTCTACGGACGACGGGCCCTCATCCCCCGCCGACTCAACGCCACCGGCCACTACACCCGAGTCGCGCTCACCGGCGCGGTGAGCGCACCTCTCGGCGGCGACCGGCTCAGCCTCAACATCGAAGTCCGCACCGGCGCACGCCTGCACCTCGACACGATCGGCGCCACCCTCGCCCTGCCGGGCCCCTACGGCGGCACCGCCACCCATGACGTGCTGCTCCGCGTGGACGACGACGCCGAACTGCACTATCAGCCCGATCCCGTGATCTCCGTCGTAGGCAGCGACCTGGTGACCACCACCCGCGCCGAACTGGCCCCCAGGGCCCGACTGATCCTGCGAGAAGAACAGGTACTCGGCCGCACCAACGAACCCCCAGGACAGCTGCGCACCCGCCTGACCGTCCGCCTGGCCGAACAACCCCTGCTCGACCAAGAGCTCCATCTCGGCCCCGGAGCCCCCGGCTGGTCGGGCCCAGCCGTCCTCGCGAACTACCGCATGACCGGCCAAATCCTCATCGTCACCCCCGAATTCACCCACCACAAACCACCACCTCAGACCCTCTCCACCGACTCCGACCAGGGGGAAGCCGCCCTCACACCCCTCGCCGGCCCAGCCGTCCTCATCTCCGTGGCAGCAGCCGACAACCGCACCCTCCAACGCCTCCTGGAACGCGGCCACCAAGCGACCGGAGTCCCCGCTCAACCTGATCCTCAGCTGTAA
- a CDS encoding DUF6603 domain-containing protein, with amino-acid sequence MPLSVSALRKALEIAQGEGSFQIGPVDLGIPDILDLFRRFLPDGVIDLVSDVAADVDRLSMVGSIRLASQVTSAATVFFLPDEAWEYVVGVRVDIRLPEGEGLPDEVKGIPAALERIGLGPLHVVFGAEPKADGGVQGRLGFGADLNFPNSEAEPKPYVWGYAPLGSGQQWSVTGTFPDVSLDSLDDLLDFANLRPGDFQLPPDVPSAVALALTGLAIKFVPRQAAQDARSQAVDFDWLEASMTVSLDTEWDAIPGALKIEALAAEFQVENPLSASPKLLVGVGGRVRLGADVLVDVHVAYPDKTLSGTLTEPFPLASLTGSLPPGMSVPDDPMVSALNVEGDLNPPPARGYSFSATLQNAWRIGGDRIELTGVTLTVSTFGDQAAGEVSAQWRIGDTGTLDVTGTWTSAGWSFRAQGAGIRPADVFAALGITPPAFVADLTIEELLVEFDDQANVTMVVHSTVVLGEKSAALELRIAASGGDTAISGTLELTLPTRPMRFVVQAARGEAGKWLAAKWDAGNEPVDGLDLLSALGLGGPADTPAALLPRLDSLTLWYEPGAKRTALAAVAGYTSWAFAAVDRAFGAAARVGLRAAATQLPMVGDLIPADRDVAMEGVGFALTSASWDEAAAVAANELLAEVEEFGAAAYGRVGTAVLPTDLRAPVPAAPDGAVTAAMPAFPEQAPLAGLCLTLAYTVGGDEQPPLVLEIWNRRGGANLPARRTRSVDAGRDLDLAIGPLRLNRIALGYTDQRVFLAFDATLQVGPVEFTLLGLGIAVDADLAAPTAQPVLSGAALRMDKPPLSIAGAFENRPAPGFSVLLGGSVAVEAKFFAMTALGTYARSRDGWSSVFLFGEAGGVGDVALFGPPAFTVTGLSGGFGVNSDVRLPAIDEVGEFPLVRRLTGSGSPSPQEILELLMGPDAWVRPVAGSYWGAVGVQFTSFKFIQSRALAVVKFGNELAVMLLGRTTVTFPKNAEPGRKVQARLNIDLRLGYEDRKGLLSMDVAVADGSFIFHESARLTGGIAVYLWTGGPSPGDFAITAGGYHPSYNVPAHYPRPARMGFIWSPDNTIRVSSQMYTALTPNAIMAGGRLEARYEKGLLSAWFTAYVDALIQWNPFYLEVSIGVRIGVAFTIKVWFVKVRVSIEVGVGIDLWTPPLGGRVSVKVWFIGFSFGFGASRPPLPTQDWREFRQQLPDPLAITPLAGLLPDIDPAELAARTLAHAPTAITAAGFIVETISALPASETYVNDVPFGDGGKAVDIRPMAKRDLTSEHRVTIKRNGSEFACQRYGWTITQITRDVPSALWGAPGEPDLAEGLIPGHLVGLRIEIPDPSVGDEVGPISTEALGVEALPEGQMPLRDAAASGPVPAADPTSPRLIADTLTASGVKDKRTAVHDALERWGYAQPDGALDQYASRAQNTLTDAPLVLPTTMAS; translated from the coding sequence ATGCCACTTTCCGTCAGCGCTCTTCGCAAAGCCCTGGAGATCGCCCAGGGCGAGGGCTCGTTCCAGATCGGGCCGGTCGACCTGGGCATTCCTGACATCCTCGACCTCTTCCGGCGCTTCCTCCCGGACGGTGTGATCGACCTTGTCAGCGACGTCGCCGCGGATGTGGACCGGCTGTCCATGGTCGGCTCGATCCGGCTGGCCTCGCAGGTCACCTCCGCAGCCACAGTGTTCTTCCTGCCAGACGAGGCGTGGGAGTACGTAGTGGGAGTACGGGTGGACATTCGGCTGCCCGAGGGCGAGGGACTGCCGGACGAGGTGAAGGGGATCCCGGCCGCCCTGGAGCGCATCGGGCTCGGCCCACTGCATGTGGTGTTCGGGGCCGAGCCGAAGGCCGACGGCGGAGTGCAGGGCCGGCTCGGGTTCGGGGCGGACCTGAACTTCCCGAACTCCGAGGCCGAGCCGAAGCCCTACGTGTGGGGCTACGCGCCGCTGGGCTCGGGCCAGCAGTGGTCCGTCACCGGCACGTTCCCGGACGTGTCGCTGGACAGCCTGGATGACCTGCTGGACTTCGCGAACCTGCGCCCCGGTGACTTCCAGCTGCCGCCGGACGTACCCAGCGCCGTCGCACTCGCCCTGACCGGGCTGGCGATCAAGTTCGTGCCGCGGCAGGCCGCGCAGGACGCACGCTCGCAAGCCGTGGACTTCGACTGGCTGGAAGCAAGCATGACGGTCTCGCTCGACACCGAGTGGGACGCAATCCCCGGCGCGCTGAAGATCGAGGCCCTGGCCGCGGAGTTCCAGGTCGAGAACCCGCTCAGCGCGTCGCCGAAGCTGCTGGTCGGTGTCGGCGGGAGGGTGCGACTGGGTGCCGACGTGCTCGTGGACGTGCACGTCGCCTATCCGGACAAGACTCTGAGCGGGACGCTCACCGAGCCTTTCCCGCTGGCCTCGCTGACCGGCTCGCTGCCGCCGGGGATGAGTGTCCCCGACGACCCGATGGTCAGTGCGCTGAATGTCGAGGGCGACCTGAACCCGCCGCCGGCCCGTGGCTACAGCTTTTCCGCCACGCTGCAGAACGCCTGGCGCATCGGCGGCGACCGGATCGAGCTGACCGGCGTGACGCTGACCGTCTCGACCTTCGGCGACCAGGCCGCGGGCGAGGTGAGCGCGCAGTGGCGGATCGGCGATACGGGAACACTGGACGTCACCGGAACCTGGACGAGCGCCGGCTGGTCGTTCCGGGCTCAGGGCGCCGGCATCCGGCCCGCGGACGTGTTCGCCGCACTGGGGATCACGCCACCGGCGTTCGTCGCGGACCTGACCATCGAAGAATTGCTCGTCGAGTTCGACGACCAGGCGAACGTCACCATGGTGGTGCACAGCACCGTCGTCCTTGGTGAGAAGAGTGCGGCACTGGAGCTGCGGATCGCCGCAAGCGGCGGCGACACGGCCATCTCCGGGACGCTGGAGCTGACGCTGCCGACCCGGCCGATGAGGTTCGTCGTGCAGGCGGCGCGGGGCGAGGCCGGTAAGTGGCTGGCGGCGAAGTGGGACGCCGGCAATGAGCCGGTCGACGGCCTCGACTTGCTGTCGGCACTGGGGCTCGGCGGCCCGGCCGACACCCCGGCCGCGCTGCTGCCCCGGCTGGACTCCCTGACGCTGTGGTACGAGCCGGGTGCCAAGCGAACGGCACTCGCGGCGGTGGCCGGATACACGTCGTGGGCCTTTGCGGCTGTGGACCGGGCGTTCGGCGCGGCGGCCCGAGTGGGGCTCCGCGCCGCGGCCACGCAGCTGCCGATGGTCGGGGACCTGATCCCGGCGGACCGCGACGTGGCGATGGAAGGCGTCGGATTCGCACTCACGTCAGCGAGCTGGGACGAAGCAGCCGCCGTAGCGGCGAACGAACTGCTGGCGGAAGTGGAGGAGTTCGGCGCGGCAGCATACGGGCGGGTCGGCACGGCGGTGCTCCCGACCGACCTGAGAGCCCCGGTCCCGGCTGCCCCGGACGGCGCCGTCACCGCCGCCATGCCCGCCTTCCCCGAACAAGCCCCCCTCGCAGGACTCTGCCTCACCCTCGCCTATACCGTCGGCGGGGACGAGCAGCCGCCCCTTGTCCTGGAGATCTGGAACCGCCGGGGCGGCGCCAACCTCCCCGCCCGACGGACTCGATCCGTCGACGCCGGCCGCGACCTCGACCTCGCCATCGGCCCGCTCCGCCTCAACCGGATCGCCCTCGGCTACACCGACCAGCGTGTCTTCCTCGCCTTCGACGCGACCCTCCAGGTCGGCCCGGTCGAGTTCACCTTGCTGGGACTGGGCATCGCCGTCGACGCCGACCTCGCCGCCCCAACTGCCCAGCCGGTGCTGTCCGGCGCGGCCCTGCGCATGGACAAGCCGCCGCTCAGCATCGCCGGCGCGTTCGAGAACCGCCCCGCCCCCGGCTTTTCCGTGCTGCTCGGCGGGTCGGTCGCGGTCGAGGCGAAGTTCTTCGCCATGACCGCGCTGGGCACCTACGCCCGCAGTCGCGACGGCTGGTCCTCGGTCTTCCTGTTCGGAGAGGCCGGCGGTGTCGGCGACGTGGCCCTGTTCGGACCGCCGGCGTTCACCGTCACCGGGCTGTCCGGCGGCTTCGGCGTCAACAGCGACGTGCGGTTGCCGGCCATCGACGAGGTCGGCGAGTTCCCGCTCGTCCGTCGCCTGACCGGCTCCGGGTCGCCGTCGCCGCAGGAGATCCTCGAGCTGTTGATGGGCCCGGATGCGTGGGTGCGGCCGGTGGCCGGCAGCTACTGGGGCGCGGTCGGCGTCCAGTTCACCTCGTTCAAGTTCATCCAGTCCCGCGCCCTGGCCGTGGTCAAGTTCGGCAACGAGCTGGCCGTGATGCTGCTGGGCCGCACCACGGTGACGTTCCCCAAGAACGCCGAGCCCGGCCGCAAGGTCCAGGCCCGGCTCAACATCGACCTGCGGCTCGGCTACGAGGACCGCAAGGGCCTGTTGTCGATGGATGTGGCCGTCGCCGACGGCTCGTTCATCTTCCACGAGTCCGCGCGTCTGACCGGCGGCATCGCCGTCTACCTCTGGACCGGCGGTCCGAGCCCGGGCGATTTCGCCATCACCGCCGGCGGGTACCACCCCTCCTACAACGTCCCCGCGCACTATCCGCGCCCGGCGCGCATGGGCTTCATCTGGTCACCCGACAACACCATCCGTGTCAGTTCTCAGATGTACACCGCGCTCACCCCGAATGCGATCATGGCCGGCGGCCGCCTGGAGGCCCGCTACGAGAAGGGCCTGCTGTCCGCCTGGTTCACCGCGTATGTCGACGCCCTGATCCAGTGGAACCCCTTCTACCTGGAAGTGAGCATCGGCGTCCGTATCGGTGTCGCCTTCACGATCAAGGTCTGGTTCGTGAAGGTGCGGGTCTCCATCGAGGTCGGCGTGGGCATCGACCTGTGGACCCCGCCGCTGGGCGGCCGGGTCAGCGTCAAGGTCTGGTTCATCGGCTTCAGCTTCGGGTTCGGTGCCTCCCGGCCGCCGCTGCCGACGCAGGACTGGCGGGAGTTCCGCCAGCAGCTGCCCGATCCGCTGGCCATCACCCCGCTCGCCGGCCTGCTGCCGGACATCGACCCCGCCGAGCTCGCGGCCCGCACCCTCGCGCACGCGCCGACCGCCATCACCGCCGCCGGGTTCATCGTGGAGACCATCTCGGCGCTGCCCGCGTCGGAAACCTACGTCAACGACGTCCCGTTCGGTGACGGCGGCAAAGCCGTCGACATCCGCCCGATGGCGAAGCGGGACCTGACCTCCGAGCACCGGGTCACCATCAAACGCAACGGCAGCGAGTTCGCCTGTCAGCGGTACGGCTGGACGATCACCCAGATCACGCGCGACGTGCCGAGCGCGCTGTGGGGCGCGCCGGGTGAGCCGGACTTGGCGGAGGGACTGATCCCCGGCCACCTCGTCGGCCTGCGCATCGAAATCCCCGATCCCTCGGTCGGGGACGAGGTCGGGCCGATCAGCACCGAGGCGCTCGGCGTGGAGGCGCTGCCGGAAGGCCAGATGCCGCTGCGCGACGCGGCCGCCAGCGGGCCGGTCCCCGCAGCCGACCCGACCAGCCCGCGTCTGATCGCCGACACCCTGACCGCGAGCGGCGTGAAGGACAAGCGAACGGCCGTCCACGACGCGCTGGAGCGCTGGGGTTACGCGCAGCCCGACGGCGCGCTCGATCAGTACGCCTCCCGCGCGCAGAACACCCTGACCGACGCACCGCTGGTGCTCCCGACGACGATGGCGAGCTGA